A window of Deinococcus ruber genomic DNA:
CTGCTGCATCAGCGGAGCAGTGCGCCCAGTGGCCCGGCGTGGGTGGTGCAGCCCAACTTCGAACTGGTGGTGTATCCGTCGCAGCTTACGGCGGGGCATCTGGAGGTGCTGCGGGCGGCCCAGGCGATCCGTTTCGACCAGCACTCGGCCAGCTACCGCCTGACCCGCGAGAGCGTGTACACCGCGCTGGAAGGCGGCCTGACGCTGGAAGCGCTGCTGAGCGGCCTGGAAGGAGCGTCGGCGGCCCCGCTGCCCGCCGGGGTGCGCTCGACCCTGAGCGGCTGGGCGGCGCGGCGCGAGCGGCTGGTGCTGCACCAGAACGTGACGCTGCTGGAATTTCCGACTTCGCAGGAACGCGACGCCCACCGCGCCAGCTTCGGCGGCACGCCCATCGGCGCGGCGCTGCTGCTGCCAGCTCCAGAGCGCAAGATCGGAAAAACCGTTCCCACCCTGCGCTACGACGCCCCGCCCGCCCAGGTCTTGAGTGCCACGGCAGGCGGCCTGCTGAAGGTGAACGGTGAGCTGGATTTTCTGGGCCGGGCGCTGCTGTCACAGTTCACACAGCCGCAGCGGGGCGGCTTCGCGCTGCGCCCGCCTGCACCCGGCAGCGCTGTGCCGTCCACGCTGCTGCGCGACCTGGAAGCCCGCACCAAGGGCCACCTTCCCGCGCTGCTGCGGCTGCAACTCGACACCTGGAGCGGCACCCAGCCAGCCGTGGCACTCGGCACCGTGACGCTGCTGCAACACCCACAGGCGGCGGCGCTGCTGCATCATCCGGCGCTGAAACCGCTGCTGGAAGGCGCACTGGGCAGTACGCTGCTGCTGGTGAAGCCGGGGCAACAGCAGGCCCTGACGCTCGCTCTTCAGGAACTGGGGCTGACTCCGGCAGACGGACTGCACACCGAGTCTTCGGTGTCCGGAGCCGCGAATACCGACAGCCGCCCCGCCGAGTACGAATTTCCGGAAGACACCCGCCGCAAACGCGCCCTGCTGGAACAGGCCATTCAGGAAGGTCGCCGGGTGCGCCTGATGTACCAGACCGAAACCTTTCACGGCTGGTACGGTGAAAGCCGCCCCGGCAAGACCCGCCAGGACAACTTTCTACCGACCAGTGTGTATCGCCAGGGCAGCGCTCCGTACCTTCAGGCCACCCGCCTGAGCGACGACTCGGAGGAGAACATCCGAATCGGCTACGTGCTGGGCATCGCGCCGATCTGAAGGCCTGCTCAGCCCTGCGGCTTCATCGCCATGATGTACGCCCCGGCATCCACGTACACCACCTGTCCGGTCACGCCACTGGCGAGGTCGGAGAGCAGGTACAGGCTCAGCTTGCCCACTTCCTCGTTGCTGATGTTGCGCCGCAGCGCCGCCGCCTCGCCCGCCTGGTCGTACATGCTGGCAAAGCCGGGAATCGAGCGGGCCGCAATCGTGCGGGCAGGCCCGGCGCTGACGGCGTTCACGCGCACGCCCTTGGCACCCAGGTCGCTCGACAGGTAGCGGGTGGCGGCTTCCAGCGCCGCTTTTGCCACGCCCATCACGTTGTACTTGGGAAACACCTGCTGCGAGGCATGGTGCGTCAGGGTCAGGATGCTGCCGCCCTCACGCAGCAGCGGCTCGGCGTGGCGGGCTGCCGACACGAAGGTGTACGCGCTTACCGACAGCGCGGTGTTCCAGTCTTCCGGCGCGGTGTCGATAAAGCGGCCTTCCATCGCGGCTTTGGGCGCAAACCCGATGGCGTGGATCAGATAATCCAGTCCGCCAAACTGCTCCTTGACGGTGGCAAACAGCGCTTCCAGATCGGCCTCGCTGGTGGCGTCGGCCTGCTGAATCCAGGTGCCTTCTTTGCCTGCCGTCAGCTTTTCCAGCTCGCTCTTCAGCCGCTCGCCCTGATAGCTGAACCCCACGCGGCAGCCCGCCTCCAGCAGCTTCTCGGCAATCGACCAGCCCAGGCTGCGGCCATTGGCGACGCCCATCACCAGGGCGGTCTTGTCCTTCATGT
This region includes:
- a CDS encoding enoyl-ACP reductase FabI yields the protein MISIDMKDKTALVMGVANGRSLGWSIAEKLLEAGCRVGFSYQGERLKSELEKLTAGKEGTWIQQADATSEADLEALFATVKEQFGGLDYLIHAIGFAPKAAMEGRFIDTAPEDWNTALSVSAYTFVSAARHAEPLLREGGSILTLTHHASQQVFPKYNVMGVAKAALEAATRYLSSDLGAKGVRVNAVSAGPARTIAARSIPGFASMYDQAGEAAALRRNISNEEVGKLSLYLLSDLASGVTGQVVYVDAGAYIMAMKPQG